A section of the Naumovozyma dairenensis CBS 421 chromosome 5, complete genome genome encodes:
- the NDAI0E02180 gene encoding nicotinate phosphoribosyltransferase (similar to Saccharomyces cerevisiae NPT1 (YOR209C); ancestral locus Anc_8.625), giving the protein MSEPVITSLLDTDMYKITMHAAVFTNFPNANVIYKYTNRSSQMSFNEPAINWLKEQIKYLADLRFQPDEIAYLKEVIPYLPNDYLEYIGSENFALDPSSQIKFSSTQKPGTNHYDINLLIEGNWKDTILYEIPLLALVSEAYFKFVDTDWDYTNQIENAQQKAKKLFQGGLQFSEFGTRRRRSLKTQDLVLQGILKAINEDISKGYDKLLLGTSNVLFAKNFGLKPIGTVAHEWVMGVAAISNDYINANKDSMDYWIKTFGAQNAGLALTDTFGTDDFLKSFYPPYSDAYVGVRQDSGDPEKYAEKIAHHYLDVLKLPKFSKSICFSDSLNVEKAIKYNDAAQRNGLLATFGIGTHFTNDFQKKSNPNEKSEPLNIVIKLLKVNGNHAVKISDNLGKNMGDPATVRRVKEELGYIEHKWSGDNEAHRWTT; this is encoded by the coding sequence ATGTCCGAACCTGTTATTACTTCGCTTTTAGATACAGACATGTATAAGATTACCATGCATGCAGCAGTGTTTACGAATTTCCCAAATGCTAATGTGATTTACAAATATACCAACAGATCTTCACAAATGTCATTCAACGAACCAGCCATAAATTGGTTAAAGGAACagattaaatatttagcCGATTTACGATTCCAACCGGATGAAATCGCATATCTTAAGGAAGTCATCCCATATTTACCAAATGATTATCTGGAATATATTGGTTCTGAAAACTTCGCATTAGATCCGTCATCCCAAATTAAATTTTCCTCGACCCAAAAACCAGGTACCAATCACTATGATATAAATTTACTTATTGAAGGTAATTGGAAAGATACAATATTATACGAAATCCCACTTTTAGCACTTGTATCAGAAgcatatttcaaattcgtTGATACCGACTGGGATTATACAAATCAGATTGAAAATGCTCAACAAAAGGCAAAGAAACTTTTCCAAGGAGGATTACAATTTAGTGAATTTGGTACTAGACGCCGTAGATCGTTAAAGACCCAAGACTTAGTCTTACAAGGGATCCTAAAGGCAataaatgaagatatttcCAAAGGTTACGATAAATTACTACTAGGTACTTCTAATGTCTTATTTGCTAAAAATTTTGGGTTGAAACCTATTGGTACTGTGGCTCATGAATGGGTCATGGGTGTGGCAGCAATATCAAATGACTATATCAATGCTAATAAAGATTCCATGGATTATTGGATCAAGACATTTGGGGCCCAAAATGCGGGCTTAGCATTAACTGATACTTTTGGTACTGACGATTTCTTAAAATCTTTCTATCCACCATACTCAGATGCATACGTTGGTGTTAGGCAAGATTCAGGTGATCCTGAAAAATATGCCGAGAAAATTGCTCATCATTATTTAGACGTCTTGAAATTACCTAAATTTAGTAAATCTATTTGTTTCTCTGATTCTTTGAATGTTGAGAAAGCGATCAAATATAATGACGCAGCTCAAAGGAATGGATTACTAGCTACATTTGGTATTGGTACACATTTCACAAATGATTTccaaaagaaatcaaatccaaatgaaaaaagtgaaccattaaatattgttattaaattattgaaagtAAATGGAAATCATGCTGTCAAGATCTCAGATAATCTAGGTAAGAACATGGGGGATCCTGCTACTGTTAGAAGAGTCAAAGAGGAATTAGGATATATTGAGCATAAATGGTCAGGAGATAATGAAGCTCATAGATGGACCacttga